One Fusobacterium varium genomic window, GTTGAAGGAGCTAGTTTTTCATCTTTTATATTTTTAGGTTTAGCCTGTTTTTTTGCAGCTTTTATTGATGCCATTGCTGGTGGTGGTGGACTTATTAGTTTACCTGCATTTTTAGCCTCTGGTTTACCTGCTCATGTAGCTTTAGGAACTAATAAGATTGCTGCTTGTTGCTCTACTATTGCAAGTAGTGCTAAATTTGCTCAATCTGGAAAAATAAATTGGACTATGATGAAAAAATTAGCTGGTTTCTCTTTTGTTGGTGCTGTATTAGGAGTTAAAACTGTAGTGATGATAGATTCTAAATATCTATATCCTATAGCAATAGTACTTTTACTTTTAGTTCTTGTTTACACTCTTCATAATAAAAATTTAGGTGAAGAAAATCAATTTAAGGAACTTACTAGCCAAAATATTAAATATGGAATTATAATGGCTTTAGTTATGGGATTTTATGATGGTTTCTTTGGACCAGGTACAGGTTCTTTCTTAATTTTTGCTCTTATAAGAATATTTAAGTTAGATTTTACAAATGCCAGTGGAAATGCAAAAATATTAAATTTATCAAGTAATATTGCAAGTGTTATTGTTTTCTCTTATATGGGAAAAGTTAATCTTCTTTATGCCTTCTCTATGGCTGCTATTATGATAGTTGGGGCTACTATTGGAGCTAAAATGGCTGTAACAAGAGGAAGTAAATTTATTAAACCTATGTTTTTAATTGTTACAACTATTGTTTTAACTAAGATGATTGCTGAATCAATATTCCACATTGATATTTCTGGACTTATAAAATCATATATGTCTATCTTTATTTAAGAAAAAAGCTGTTATTTCTCTCTATATGAAAGAATAACAGCTTTATTTTTAATCAAATATATATCCTATACTAAATTGTGAGATTATCTCGCCATCTTTATTGTCTTTTGATAAAGAGAACTCTATCGGTCCAAATAGAGAGGTGTATTTCAGTTCTAAATCAAATCCTTGGTGATAATCACTCCACATCTGTGGAACTTTCTCTCCAAACATACTATCTTCTTTATCTTTAACCTCACTATAACTACCTATATTCCATTTTGTTCCTATATATAAATTCCTCAAAATCTCATATTCTAAACCTAATCTTCCAATTAAAAACTCATCAACTAATTTTTGATGAACCTCATATCCATAAAAAGCAAACTCTTTATTTTTTATATTATTTCTTGTTCCACCTAATTTTACATATTGATCAATAGAGATATTATCTCCTGAAATTACTCCACCATACATACCATAAGATAAAGTTAATTTTTTTGTTAAAGGTATATATCCATCAACAACATACAGAGGTCCATATAAGTTAGAATTAGAATTCCCCCAAGTTCCTTCCCATACATAATTAAACTCTCCTTTAATACCAGATGTTGGATTCATCAATCCATTAGTTTTATCAAGGCTTAATTTTAAAAAGGCTTCATTATATTTTTTAGAATACTCAAATTGTTCTGTCCAACTAAAACCTGTATCTTGTTTAAGATTTGTATAATTAAATGCTGCTCCATAAGCTGCTAATATCTCATTGTTATACTGTGTTAAAATACCAGTTTCAAATCTTAAATTTTCACTTGTATAATCTGCTATCTTCTTCCCTTTATCATATAAATATAGCGGTGCCTCATTATATGAAGCATTTGCAAAAATACCTATCTTATTTGATACTCCGTAATAAAAGAAATTATCTGCTGATATTCCTAAATAATCTCCAAACTGAGCATTGATTGAAGATGTATTTCCTAATTTCTTAGTATTTGAAAACTCAGTTCCTATATTAAATACTGTTCCATACCCTGTTGAATAACTAGCTCCTACTCCAAATATATTAGCTGGGTTTATCTCTGCATCTAATACTAATGTTGTACCTTGAACATCATAATACACCTTATTAATGAAATCTGTACTATATATCTTTAGCATAATCTCTTCCAACTCATCATATGAAAGATATCTATTTTCATATTTTTCTAAAAGCTTATTTAAAATCTCTCTCTTGTTTTCTGGAATTTTATCTGTGTATTTAATATTTTCAATATATATTCTATTTTCAAGCATTCTTTCTTGATATTTTTTCTCTCTTTTAGGAAGTTTTTCTATAGAATAAAGCTGTTCTAAAGTAGCTTTTTTCCCTAACTCCACTAGCTCTTTACCTTTTTTAGTATCAGTTGCACTATAATTTTGAATATCTGGTGATATCAATATTGTTGCCATATTTCTCTGTTCCTGTGTTGAAGATGCACTTTGAATAGTTACCAATTGGTTTAGAACACTTAAAATATTGTAATCTTTGTTGTCCTTTACCTCATTCCCAACATCACTAGCTATTACAATATCTGATCCCATTGCTAAAGCATCTTCAACTGGAAGATTTCTTGAAACCAATCCATCTACATAAAGATTACCATCTATTTCAACAGGCTCTAATATTGTTGGTATAGCTATACTTGCAGTTACTGCCCTTGCTAAATCCCCTTTTTTTAATGCTACTGCCTTTCCACTATTTAGATCAGTTGCTACCACTCTCAAAGGAATTGGTAGTTTATCAAAATCATTTATCTCCTCTGCTCCTGCAAAAATTTTCTTTAATCTCAAATATATTATCTCTGTATTTCCTATTCCCTTTGGCAAAGAAAGATTAAACTCCTTATCATATCTGATAGTAGCTGCATATTTTTTATTATTTACCTTTTGCTCTAATGGAACTTTTTTATTTTCTAACTCTCCACTAATATAGCTATTCCAATCAGTATTTAAAAGTAGTTTCTCTATCTCATCTGGAGTATATCCAATTGAATATAAAGCACCTACAACAGCTCCCATACTTGTTCCTGTTATATAGTCAATCTTTATATTATTTTTCTCTAATACTCTTAAAACTCCAACATGGGCAAGTCCCTTTGCTCCACCACCACTTAAAGCTAAGCCTATCTTTATACTATTTTTATCTTTTTTTAATTTTACAGCTTTAGATTTTTCTAAAAATTTTATTTTACTATTTAAAATATTTATCTGCTCTTTTAATTTTTTTATCTCTATATCTTCTTCCAATACTTGAGAATTTTTTTTATGTATAGTACTAGAAAAACTTTTCGTTGGTGTAATTTGCATATATATTATCAAAAATATTATCAGTATATTTATAATCTTTTTCATCTCTTCTCCTAATTTTTTTCTATAAATAATTTATATTATACCAAGTTTTAAAAATAAATAAAATACAATTATGATAAATTTGATTTTTTATGTCAAAAATGTTATAATTACTAGAAAAATAAAACTCAGAATTATGTAAGTAGTAAGAAGTAAATGGTGAATATTTTTTGACTTTTTACTCCTTATTATTTACCTTCTGAGCTTTAAAAAAACTAAAATGGAGGAGTTTATGTTTGACGAAAAAAAAGTTGAATTAGAACTAGCTGGAAGAACACTAAGTTTTTCTACTGGTAAAATAGCAAGACAATCTTGTGGTGCTGTAATGGTACAATATGGAGATACTGTACTTTTAAGTACTGTAAATCGTAGCAAAGAACCTAGAAAGGAAGCTGATTTCTTCCCTCTAACTGTAGATTATATTGAAAAATTCTATGCTGCTGGAAAATTCCCAGGTGGATTTAATAAAAGAGAGGGTAGACCATCTACAAATGCTACTCTTACAGCTAGACTTATAGATAGACCTATCAGACCAATGTTCCCAGATGGGTTTAACTATGATGTACATATTGTAAATACTGTATTTTCTTATGATGAAAAAAATACACCTGATTATTTAGGAATTATAGGATCTTCAATGGCTCTTATGCTATCTGATATTCCATTCCTTGGACCAGTTGCTGGAGTTGTAGTAGGGCGTAAAGATGGAGAATTTATTTTAAACCCTACTCCTGCTGAATTAGAAGAAAGTGAACTTGAACTTTCTGTTGCTGGAACAAAAGATGCTGTAAACATGGTTGAGGCTGGAGCTCAAGAACTAGATGAAGAAACTATGTTAGCTGCTATTATGTTTGCTCATGAAAATATTAAAAAAATCTGTGCTTTCCAAGAAGAGTTTGCTAAAGCTGTTGGAAAAGAAAAAATTGAATTTACTAAAAAAGAAGTTTTACCTCTAGTTAAAGATTTCATTGATGAAAATGGAATGGAAAAATTAAAAGCTGCTGTACTTACTCTTGGTAAAAAAGCTAGAGAAGAAGCTGTTGATAATCTAGAAGCTGAACTTATGGAAGCTTTCATTCTTCAAAACTACGAAGGTGTTGCTGAAGAAGATCTACCTGAAGAAGTTATTGATGAATTTAAACTTTACTACCACGATTTAATGAAAAAATTAGTTAGAGAAGCTATTCTATATCATAAACATAGAGTTGACGGAAGAAAAACTACTGAGATTAGACCTCTTTATGCTGAAACTGATGTTCTTCCTATACCTCATGGATCTGCTATGTTTACAAGAGGAGAAACTCAAGCAGTTGTTATCACTACTCTTGGAACAAAAGAAGATGAACAACTTGTTGATGATTTAGAAAAAGAATACTTCAAAAAATTCTATCTACACTACAACTTCCCACCTTACTCTGTAGGAGAAGTTGGAAGAATGGGTTCTCCTGGAAGAAGAGAACTTGGACATGGATCTCTTGCTGAAAGAGCTCTTAGATATGTAATACCTTCTGAAGAAGTATTCCCATATACTATCAGAGTTGTATCTGAAATTACTGAATCAAACGGATCTTCATCTCAAGCATCAATTTGTGGTGGATCTCTTTCATTAATGGCAGCAGGTGTGCCTATTAAAGAACATGTTGCTGGTATTGCAATGGGACTTATCAAAGAGGGAGAAGAGTTTACTGTTTTAACAGATATCATGGGACTTGAAGACCACTTAGGAGATATGGACTTTAAAGTTGCTGGAACTAAAAATGGTATAACAGCTCTTCAAATGGATATTAAAATAACTGGAATTACTGAAGAAATTATGAGAATTGCTCTTAAACAAGCTCATGATGCTAGAATGGAAATTCTTGAACTTATGAATAACACTATTCCTGAACCTGCTCCAATAAAATCTACTGTACCTAGAATTCATCAAATGAAAATAGCTACAGATAAAATAGCTGTTCTTATTGGACCTGGAGGAAAAAATATTAAAGGAATCATTGAAAAAACAGGAGCAACTGTAGATATCAATGATGATGGAAATGTTTCTATATTTGCTAAAGATGAAGAAACATTAAATGAAACTATAACTCTTGTAAATTCATATGTTAAAGATGTTGAAGTTGGAGAAATTTATAAAGGTAGAGTTGTAAGTATCACTAAATTTGGTGCATTTATGGAAATCCTACCTGGTAAAGAAGGACTTCTTCATGTTTCTGAAATTTCTCATGAAAGAGTTGCAAATGTTGAAGATGTATTAAAAGTTGGAGATGTATTTGATGTTAAAGTTATCTCTACTGACAATGGAAAAATTAGTTTAAGTAAAAAGAAAATTTAATTATTTTTAGGGAGAATACAGATACCCTCTGTGTTCTCTTTAATATGGTATATTATTAATGAGGTGAAGAATGAAATTTGCTTTAATAAGCTTAGGATGTAGCAAAAATTTAGTTGATAGTGAAAACTTTATCGGTATCCTTGTAAATAAAAGAGGATTTGAAGTAACTAGCGAACTAGATCAAGCTGATATAATAATAGTAAATACTTGTGGTTTTATTGGAGATGCTAAAAAAGAGTCTATTGAAACTATTTTAGAAGTAAGTGAACTTAAAGAAACTGGTAATCTAAAGAAAATTATTGTTACAGGTTGTCTTGCTCAAAGATATTCTGAAGAGATATTAAAAGAGCTACCTGAAGTAGATGCTGTTATTGGAACAGGAGAGATTGACAAAATAGAAAAAGTTGTAGATGAAATTCTTAATGATAAAAAATCTGTTGAAACTTCTAGTATGGATTTCCTTGCTAATGCTAATACAGATAGAATTTTAACAACTGCTTCTCATACAGCTTATTTAAAAATTTCTGAAGGTTGCGATAGAAGATGTACTTACTGTATTATCCCTCAACTTAGAGGAAGATTAAGAAGTAGAACTATTGAGGATATATTAGTTGAAGCTAATAATCTTGTAAAATCTGGAGTAAGAGAGTTAAATCTTTTAGCTCAAGAGACTACAGAGTATGGAATTGATCTTTATAAAGAAAAGTCTTTAGCAAAGTTAATGAAAGAACTTGTAAAAATAGAAGATTTAAAATGGTTAAGAACATACTATATGTATCCTGACTCTGTTACAGATGAGTTAATTCAAGTGATGAAAACTGAAGATAAAATTTGTAAATATTTTGATATTCCTATTCAACATGTTTCAGACTCTATTCTTCAAAATATGGGAAGAGCTAAAACTGGAGCTCATCTAAAAGATATTCTATACAGAATAAGAAAAGAGATTCCAAATGCAACTTTTAGAACATCTGTTATAGTTGGATTCCCTGGAGAAACTCAAGAGGATTTTGAAGAATTAAGAGATTTCCTTGAAGAGTTCCAATTTGATTATGTAGGAGTATTCAAATATTCAAGAGAAGAAGATACAAAAGCTTACGATATGGATAATCAAGTTCCTGAAGAGATAAAAGAAGAAAGATGGGTAGAACTTACTAATCTTCAAAGTAAAATAGCTGAAAATAAAAATAGAGGTATGCTTGGACAAACTGTAGAAGTTATGATTGATGGAGTTTCTACTGAAAGTGAATACCTATTAGAAGGAAGAACAAAGGGACAAGCCCTTGAAATAGATGGTAAAGTTCTTACAAATGATGGTACAGCAAAACCAGGAGAAATTGTTAAAGTTAAATTAGAACAAAACTTTGATTATGATTTTATTGGACCAATAGTTGAAAATGAAAAATAATAATTTTTAATATTGTGGAGGAAAGAATATGAACCTACCTAATAAACTAACTTTTATAAGATTGGTATTAGCTATCCCTTTTATCTATTTTCTTCAAGAATCAGGCAGTGTAAGTGCACATTTATCTCTTACTTATAGACTTATTGCTTTTGCTATCTTTGTTATAGCATCACTTACAGATTTTTTTGATGGATACCTTGCTAGAAAATATAATCTTGTTACAGATTTTGGAAAATTAATGGACCCATTAGCTGATAAAATTCTTGTTATTTCAGCCTTAGTTCTATTTGTTGAATTAAAATATATTCCAGCTTGGATGTCTATTATTGTAATAGCTAGAGAGTTTTTAATCAGTGGAATTAGAATGTTAGCTGCTGCTAAAGGAGAAGTTATTCCTGCTGGTAAATTGGGAAAATATAAGACTACTAGCCAGATGATTGTAATTTTGATTATGATAATTGTTGGAAATCAACCATATAATTTCTATTTAATGATGATACCTATAATTTTGACTCTTTGGTCTGGTTGGGAATATACATCTAAAGCTAAACATTATTTTATGAATTGTAAATAATTAAATATTTTGCAAGGGAGTGTTATAAATATGGTTCTTTTATTTAAAATTGTTGATTTGCTAATCTCTGTTATCAATACCCTTATAATTATAAGAGTTGTACTTTCTTGGCTATCTCCAAATTCAAATAATGGATTTACTGATTTAGTTTATGGACTTACAGAACCTATCTTAAAGCCTTTTAGAGTATTGCTCCCTATGGGAAATTTAAGAGTTGACTTATCTCCAATGGTAGCTTATATTTTCTTATCAATAATAAGGAGATTAGTTTTTAATTTGTTATTTTAATAGGGAAGCTTTGCTTCTCTATTTTTCTTAAAAAACAGGAGTTGATAATTATGGAAGATATTATAAGTGAATACCATATTCCTGTCCTTTATAGAGAGTGTCTTGATAATCTAGTTATCAATAAAGATGGAATATATTTAGATTGTACTCTTGGTGGTGGTGGACACTCAGAGGGGATACTAAAAGAACTTTCAGAAAAAGGAAGATTAGTTTCTATAGATCAAGATCAACAAGCTATTGATTTTGCTAAAAAGAGACTAGAAAAATATGGTAATAAATGGCAAGTATTTAAAAATAACTTTGAAAATTTAGATACAGTTTTATACATGGCTGGATATGATAAAATTGATGGTATCTTAATGGATATAGGAGTTTCATCTACTCAATTAGATGATCCTGAAAGAGGTTTCTCATATAGATATGATACTAAATTAGATATGAGAATGAATCAAAATAATCCTCTTTCAGCATATGAAGTTGTTAATGAGTATCCAGAGGAAAAATTAGTGAAAATCTTCTTTGAATATGGAGAAGAAAGAAATGCTAAAAAAATAGCAAAATTTATTTGTGAAGCTAGACAGGAGAAAAAAATTGAAACTACAGGAGAGCTAGTAGCTATTATTAAAAGAGCTTATCCTGAAAGAGCTGCTAAACACCCTGCTAAAAAAACTTTCCAAGCTATTAGAATAGAGGTAAATAGAGAACTTGAAGTACTTGAAAAAGCTATTGATAAAGCTGTAGACTCTTTAAAAGTTGGAGGAAGACTAGGAATTA contains:
- a CDS encoding TSUP family transporter; its protein translation is MFSLVEGASFSSFIFLGLACFFAAFIDAIAGGGGLISLPAFLASGLPAHVALGTNKIAACCSTIASSAKFAQSGKINWTMMKKLAGFSFVGAVLGVKTVVMIDSKYLYPIAIVLLLLVLVYTLHNKNLGEENQFKELTSQNIKYGIIMALVMGFYDGFFGPGTGSFLIFALIRIFKLDFTNASGNAKILNLSSNIASVIVFSYMGKVNLLYAFSMAAIMIVGATIGAKMAVTRGSKFIKPMFLIVTTIVLTKMIAESIFHIDISGLIKSYMSIFI
- a CDS encoding patatin-like phospholipase family protein encodes the protein MKKIINILIIFLIIYMQITPTKSFSSTIHKKNSQVLEEDIEIKKLKEQINILNSKIKFLEKSKAVKLKKDKNSIKIGLALSGGGAKGLAHVGVLRVLEKNNIKIDYITGTSMGAVVGALYSIGYTPDEIEKLLLNTDWNSYISGELENKKVPLEQKVNNKKYAATIRYDKEFNLSLPKGIGNTEIIYLRLKKIFAGAEEINDFDKLPIPLRVVATDLNSGKAVALKKGDLARAVTASIAIPTILEPVEIDGNLYVDGLVSRNLPVEDALAMGSDIVIASDVGNEVKDNKDYNILSVLNQLVTIQSASSTQEQRNMATILISPDIQNYSATDTKKGKELVELGKKATLEQLYSIEKLPKREKKYQERMLENRIYIENIKYTDKIPENKREILNKLLEKYENRYLSYDELEEIMLKIYSTDFINKVYYDVQGTTLVLDAEINPANIFGVGASYSTGYGTVFNIGTEFSNTKKLGNTSSINAQFGDYLGISADNFFYYGVSNKIGIFANASYNEAPLYLYDKGKKIADYTSENLRFETGILTQYNNEILAAYGAAFNYTNLKQDTGFSWTEQFEYSKKYNEAFLKLSLDKTNGLMNPTSGIKGEFNYVWEGTWGNSNSNLYGPLYVVDGYIPLTKKLTLSYGMYGGVISGDNISIDQYVKLGGTRNNIKNKEFAFYGYEVHQKLVDEFLIGRLGLEYEILRNLYIGTKWNIGSYSEVKDKEDSMFGEKVPQMWSDYHQGFDLELKYTSLFGPIEFSLSKDNKDGEIISQFSIGYIFD
- the pnp gene encoding polyribonucleotide nucleotidyltransferase, translating into MFDEKKVELELAGRTLSFSTGKIARQSCGAVMVQYGDTVLLSTVNRSKEPRKEADFFPLTVDYIEKFYAAGKFPGGFNKREGRPSTNATLTARLIDRPIRPMFPDGFNYDVHIVNTVFSYDEKNTPDYLGIIGSSMALMLSDIPFLGPVAGVVVGRKDGEFILNPTPAELEESELELSVAGTKDAVNMVEAGAQELDEETMLAAIMFAHENIKKICAFQEEFAKAVGKEKIEFTKKEVLPLVKDFIDENGMEKLKAAVLTLGKKAREEAVDNLEAELMEAFILQNYEGVAEEDLPEEVIDEFKLYYHDLMKKLVREAILYHKHRVDGRKTTEIRPLYAETDVLPIPHGSAMFTRGETQAVVITTLGTKEDEQLVDDLEKEYFKKFYLHYNFPPYSVGEVGRMGSPGRRELGHGSLAERALRYVIPSEEVFPYTIRVVSEITESNGSSSQASICGGSLSLMAAGVPIKEHVAGIAMGLIKEGEEFTVLTDIMGLEDHLGDMDFKVAGTKNGITALQMDIKITGITEEIMRIALKQAHDARMEILELMNNTIPEPAPIKSTVPRIHQMKIATDKIAVLIGPGGKNIKGIIEKTGATVDINDDGNVSIFAKDEETLNETITLVNSYVKDVEVGEIYKGRVVSITKFGAFMEILPGKEGLLHVSEISHERVANVEDVLKVGDVFDVKVISTDNGKISLSKKKI
- the rimO gene encoding 30S ribosomal protein S12 methylthiotransferase RimO, with product MKFALISLGCSKNLVDSENFIGILVNKRGFEVTSELDQADIIIVNTCGFIGDAKKESIETILEVSELKETGNLKKIIVTGCLAQRYSEEILKELPEVDAVIGTGEIDKIEKVVDEILNDKKSVETSSMDFLANANTDRILTTASHTAYLKISEGCDRRCTYCIIPQLRGRLRSRTIEDILVEANNLVKSGVRELNLLAQETTEYGIDLYKEKSLAKLMKELVKIEDLKWLRTYYMYPDSVTDELIQVMKTEDKICKYFDIPIQHVSDSILQNMGRAKTGAHLKDILYRIRKEIPNATFRTSVIVGFPGETQEDFEELRDFLEEFQFDYVGVFKYSREEDTKAYDMDNQVPEEIKEERWVELTNLQSKIAENKNRGMLGQTVEVMIDGVSTESEYLLEGRTKGQALEIDGKVLTNDGTAKPGEIVKVKLEQNFDYDFIGPIVENEK
- the pgsA gene encoding CDP-diacylglycerol--glycerol-3-phosphate 3-phosphatidyltransferase, whose translation is MNLPNKLTFIRLVLAIPFIYFLQESGSVSAHLSLTYRLIAFAIFVIASLTDFFDGYLARKYNLVTDFGKLMDPLADKILVISALVLFVELKYIPAWMSIIVIAREFLISGIRMLAAAKGEVIPAGKLGKYKTTSQMIVILIMIIVGNQPYNFYLMMIPIILTLWSGWEYTSKAKHYFMNCK
- a CDS encoding YggT family protein, with product MVLLFKIVDLLISVINTLIIIRVVLSWLSPNSNNGFTDLVYGLTEPILKPFRVLLPMGNLRVDLSPMVAYIFLSIIRRLVFNLLF
- the rsmH gene encoding 16S rRNA (cytosine(1402)-N(4))-methyltransferase RsmH; this encodes MEDIISEYHIPVLYRECLDNLVINKDGIYLDCTLGGGGHSEGILKELSEKGRLVSIDQDQQAIDFAKKRLEKYGNKWQVFKNNFENLDTVLYMAGYDKIDGILMDIGVSSTQLDDPERGFSYRYDTKLDMRMNQNNPLSAYEVVNEYPEEKLVKIFFEYGEERNAKKIAKFICEARQEKKIETTGELVAIIKRAYPERAAKHPAKKTFQAIRIEVNRELEVLEKAIDKAVDSLKVGGRLGIITFHSLEDRLVKTKFKDLATACKCPPGLPICVCGGKAKVKLITKKPIIPEGEELEFNNRAHSSKLRVVERIG